CTATCAAACAGGATAGTCTTACAGTAGTTATAGCCTACTGTGCTACATACTCAGCAGTGCTAATTACATGCTTCTGGTTTCGTTGAAAATAAAATCGAATTGTAACAAATCCCTGATGCAAGATACTTTGAGCACCTGCAGGAAAACATCCATGTAAACAGCAATACATGATACAGTACACTTTAAATAACAGACAAGACAAATCCTATACCTTTTTGACAATATACTGAACAGCTTTATGCTGAAGCTAATAAACACACTCAGAATCATAATGCACACTTTCTTGATTTAAGACGCTCAGAATTAAGCCACATAATTTGGGAAGAAAACTGTAAACATCATGCCTGCCTCACAACAGGTTGACAGCATGTGATCTCAGTGAGAGCTGTTACAGCAGGATTAGAATCTACGCTAACTAGTTACAATCAATGCATGACAACTGTCACTGGCTGTGAGGAAAGGATAAAACACACTGGTACAGGAATCTGACCAGCGTGGATTGTGGTGATACTGTTTGTATCTATTGTTCAAGTATGTGAAGCACCTACTGTCATAAGATCATCAAAACTTTCATGTTTTGATCAGCTTATTGCTTTTACTTCATCTCTTCCTCACATgataaaagagggaaagaagatgaTGGTCAGGCACAAGCATGGAatctcatttctttctcagtcacTAATATTGGCCAAAAATGCGTATCGTTTAAGCAAGCTCCTCAAAAGAGAGCTGTAGTTCCTACAGCTGACTTTTATTCATGGAGCAGCTGCCCTTATATTTAACGTAGGCCTTTTACAAGTAAAAAATACTAAGGAGAACACCCTCTAAGGTCTTACAGACTGAAGAGAACTGAATGTTAAAAGCTGCTAAATCACAAACCTCTTTCACCCTCTGCTAATGGTACCCAATGTAAGCAATGTAGCTGTACCCGGTTTTTACAGGGAATACGGTCTTTCAATTCCTGGCAGTGTAATCTGTTCAAAGGGGTTGTCTCCTGGTAAAGGTCAGGTGAAGAGATTAATCACACAGAATGACTGAGAGTTTAAATGCCACAGAGTTCAAGAACCAccgttgttgggtttttttgttgttttgggttgtgggtttttttttaaggaattccAGTTCCTTACATTGGAATTTAAGGGGGAAAGAGACGGAGTGGTAGGGACACCTTATCCTAAAACAGCTCAGCTAGAACGTTTAGGCCCTGCCCTGTGCAACACAAATTTTCCTCCCTAGTGTTGTGACTTGAGATGATGTCTCCACTCCCTTAATCCTGAATATAGTCCAATCACTAAATAGACAGAGCTCTCTTCCCACCCAGAAAATACTCAGTACTCACAGCTGCAGAACACAACTTTCTGCACTTTTTAAGAAGGTAAAAGGCAGACTTAAAAAGCACAATTTGCTTAACTGTGCATGATTAAAAACACCACTTCATGTAAGATAAGGGTACACTTCCCATTTTCCACTCTGGATATAAAAGGATTACGAGATACCCAAATATTGAGGCATCAGTAAAAAGTATACTGCTGCTGTTACTACTACATTACGATTTATGGAATAAAATTAACCCCCCAAAGAAATCTTCACAAGtgagaaaacaatttttcaaaacctgCAAGAAATGGTATACATTAAATATAAAACTCATATACAAAAAAGggctaactttttttaaaaaagtttgaaCAGTTCCTTAAAATCATCTAGTTCCTTGATTTGAGCCTACCACACACTTACTTTAGACTATAATAAAATAACTAAGGGAgataaaatactattaaaatgcTTCAGTTGGAGAACCGAGGTACCAATCTTGATCACTGCATTAAAACTGCAGCATGTATGCATAGCCGAGAAGAAACAGCTCCTACGCActgcttccctcttcttcccGCGTCATACCGGCATTGAACTCTGGAATCTGATCTGCAAAGGACTGGGTCATCCATTGTCCATTAGGAACTTCACCAAAGGACAACCCCTCACAGTACTGTGGATTGCTCgctgctaaaacaaacaaacaaaaataataaaacacacttttaaaaatgcagttgaTACCACTAACTGAAACTAAATGATTAAAATACAGTGATGATGTATTAAAAGGATTAAAACCTAAAAtgattaaaattattaaatgattaaaaactaaaggattaaaaaacccctgaaaccacaaaccaaaccccaaccccctCAAACAACccctaaaaaaataattaaaaaaatatatttgcagtttCCATCTTTCCTCTCTATTTTTCAACCACCTATTCAGGCTGCAgttcaaatttatttcttttgagcCTCTACTTTTGTAGATCCAGATAATTTCCTCAAATTATAATTTCTTCAAATCTTCTTTGAAGGGTGACTGCATATATATAAATGAAGAGtctaaatgtttaaaagaatacCTCACTTTGCAGTGTTTCCtatgaatacattttttcttctcaaaaggaCATTCTCTTTGACAGAGTAAGGTAGACAATGCAAATTTCAATTCACAACGTAAGTGAGATTAGGACTGAAAATTCAAGACTTCAGAGGAAGGTGGTTACTCCAAAGTTACTGCTTCTGCCGTTGTTTTTcgtattttcttttaattacagtTGGTGGTATTTTGGGAAGTAGAATTCCCAGCTGCTCAATTACAGCTAGATTACTAGACTCATCCTTCCAATACTGCTCCTTCATCTGGCCCACCAGCAAGGGAACCACCTCAACTGCACTATTATTTTATCTGTTCCACCATTCTCTGGCTTTGCTTTCcttaagaatgaaaaagaaatgaagtacCACCCCTCTCTTTTGCTCTGAAAAGCATGATGCAGTTATGTAAGTCATTGTAGTTGAAGAGGTTTACTGTGGAAGTCACTAGTTGTGTCTGTCTGTCAGATCTTGGGAGTCAGTCAGAGTTTGGGAAAACAGTTTCAAGTTGCAGACAAttgattttaaataaagtaaaagacttttctttatttctctctcacaaaAACTATACATTCCCTCAATTATGTAAGAGCTTAACTGCTGCTACACTTCAGATATATTGCATGAATTCTGCAAGTTGCTGAAAGGGTAGAAAGTTAAGTATTTGTTCATAAGTAACAGTTTACAGACTGAATGCCCCAAGCACCGCACTTTACCAGTTCCATTTGAAGAGAAATGGCACTGTTCACTTTCATATGGTGCACGATCACAGTAAGCTCCTCCATACGCTGCTTCATAACCTGGAtcgtatttttcttctttgacagcCATCTTTTTAGCATCCTCTGCCGAAAGAGAAGACCTCGGGTATTAACATTCAGAACAAAAAATGATCAAAGAGCGTTTTTATCAGAGACAACTTGAAAAAACAGCCACACATTTCACAAGATAATTCGTGCTCCCCCTAGATAATTAGGATTGTACTAAAAAGAGAGTGGAATGTGTAATTCTACACCACATGGTGCAGAGAAGATGGCACATCTTTTCCCTCCCTTAAATTCTTTAGTTCTTTTTGCATGGGAAACTGCTAGTTGTGTTGTACATTACGCTATATTTTAATAAAGGACTAAGAAAATAACCACTATACCTTGTGCAAGTTGCAAGTCAAATGTGTACTGCACCTCCTGCACCTCTGTGTTTGGTGCGATGCCTTTCAGTTGATCCCTTAAGTCTTTCAGCTTTATGTAATAATGAACCTTATCTTGCGCGCGAGGAAACTGAGCACATCTTGCGCTGGATGATGGCATAACGTAGCAGAGCTTGAGacaaagagcaagaaaaatagCATTACTGGGCCCTGAACTATGAGCTAATATTTAGTGCATTGAGAATAACTTAACAGTTAAGCTCACTGTTTTAACCCTTTGTACAAACTTCAACTAGTGCCACAGGTGGTTGTGGGAGAGGATAAAAGGagcctttcatttttcttggcCAGCTAGATGTCTTGCCCTAAAGAGAGGGGCTGATTATCAGCTGTTGAAGCGAGGACAATTTTCACCAGTTGTTTATGTGCTGCAGGAGAAGCAGTACCAGTATGTGCTACAAGAAGTACAATTTACAAGCGTATGCCAGAGAGTGGAGCACACACCAGAGCTCCCTCAGCAAGCAGAGCCAGAAAGTCTCCAGAGTACGTGACAGCACACGAACACCCCAAACCAGTGAGGGAGGCATCACAGGTTAATTAGCTTGGCTTCTTGGCCAGGTGTGTCTGCATCACACTTGCCAGGGTTTGAAACTCTGGAGTTAGTGTGGTTGAAGCCAACTTAACTGTCTCTATCTCTGCCGACAGCCCTAACCAGAGACATAAAGTTAGTTCAGAAAAAAGGAACTGTATCCAATACTTTTATTACTCTGCATTATTTATGAAAAAGTACTTGTAAATAGTATTATTTATCTTTCTTACAAATACTGCAGAAGTGTTTAAGAGCTACTTAAGAAGCAAGCACTTTATCACCAATGGTTCTTCAGGTGCTTATGGCAACACTTCACCTTTAGAGAAGGACAGCTTAAACTCAGCTTAAATTTGCAGCACTAGTAATTTGGGatagaaataaaaacaacccaaactttTGAACTCACAAGGTAATGACGCTTTGGAATAAGCTACCTTGGCAGATAGTTTTGGCAGCCTTTGCCTTAACCTGTTTATAAGAACAGGTTAAACAAACCTGTTTGTGATGATCCATAGCTGGTCTCTTGAGATATCTTCCAGCACTAGATGCCTATGACTAATGCACTCTTCATCAAACTGTTTGTTTTATCTTAAGTGTCCAATTTAATTTCAAGCTGCAAATCAGCTTAAGAAGACTGAGTCTGATGGAAGTGCTTGGGCATGCCCAGATCCAGTAATGCTGTAGCTGTAGTGTGTAACAGCACAATGATGGACTTACTATTCTTTCTCCCCCACTGTGGCACTACTAGCACCATGGTTATGTTCGGTATCAAAATTCCGTCATACAAACATAGGGGGAATAGGACACAGAGAGTCAGATGAAAGCAGATGAGAGTTATCATAAAAGGATGTTTGTTTTATTCGTATTTTAGACAGTCCTCAGAGAATGCACTAACCTACTAACCATAATACACCATCTCCCAAATAAAGTCTGCAAGTCTGAAGGAGCTGCATTAAAGATGCATCTGAAGATTGCACTATCCCCCTTTCTCTATTTAAGAAGAAGCCTTTCACATCCCATGTACTTTGGGCAAGCTTTGAAGTTATCATAAGCGTGTGCAAGTCCTGAGACTTCGTTAGTTTTGAAATAACCAAAATGGAGTGCcctgtttttgtttcttattatCAATACTTACAGTTTCTGTGTCTGGCACCTTGTGTGGCTGCAGTCCAAATTCCAAGTTCTTAACTTTTATTCCAAAAACTTCTTTACTAAAAATTTCATAAATacctaaaatgaaaagaagataagttgaccaaaaaaaaaagctactgacagaacaaattcatttaaaaaaatcaaggttcTCACATTTTCCATTGAAAGCTGCTATACGAGGTTTATACTTTTGTAACTTCTGCATCAGAATTCGCCCTCCTTCCCGGAACTCTTTGCTAAAAGAGAAAGTACTCAAAATTATAATCACAACTATTAATTCATTAACAAGCACCATATTGCCCCTTGTTATCCTACCTGGAGAGGTCTTTGCTTCCAGGTGTTGTCCTTTCAACCATGTTTGTAAATCCAATCCCATATTTATGTGGCAAGGTGTGGTCATCCATATGGGTCAGCTGTTCATTACTTAGACCAGACATGAACAGACACTTCCCTGTGAAGTAGGAAGAtatgcatttgcctttttctaaggaacagaaaacaaacccaaaaaaccccctcaactATCAGAGTACTGGAATGCTAAAGGAAGAGTCTATGTTAACAGAGCATCAGTTAATTTGGGAAGACTATTGTCCTATCTAGAAAAGTTTAAAATAGCCCAAATTACATTATCTACTGCAAGAGGATAGAAAATCCCTAGTGAACAACAGGAATTCCTCACTGTGATCCTGTGTATGGAAACCAGACTTATTCTAAAGGTTCACGAAGAGGTTTAGATTTTGTGATTCACTTAAGCAGGGAGTGAATGTGATCAATGTGGATTTCTGTGGGAAAGAACGTAGCAAATACAAGCGTCAGTTTTCTTTTACAACCTTGCCATTGCTTCTCCTTGCACTGGGCCTCTCTGACAGAACCTGTTGACATCTTACATTCATATTTAGCCTATTAAAGTATAGTTTGGGTGATGTGCACTGCCAATCTCTTAAGCACAAATTAACCACAGCTAGCTCCTCATGATCCGGGAAGCTTACAAACATCTGGATTTGTCAGAGCATGCGTATCTGGTCTGCTTCTCAGTAAAGGAGGCTATTAGTCTGGCTAGTCTGCTGAACACTAGAGAAATACCCAAGCCTGATTTACAAGTCTGCTGGACACCAACAGCATTTTGGCTGGAGTATCACAGGGCTGCAAATTAGCCGACATGGAGCTCCACAGCTGGAATGGCTCCCAGTAAGCAAAACAGAGCATTTCAGAGTTCAGGTATGATCTTCCTTAACGAGGCcatgctgcagaaaatggtatttaaatggaaaaatacctaggaaaaaatatctgtctGGAGAATCAGGTATGCTAGATGCACATGCCTACTGGGAAAGGGcaattgtttttgctttttcatcagtTAGAAAGCTTGTTTAGAAGAGATGAATAAACGCAAACAGAAGAGGActtgctgaaatgcatttttgggAAAATGTGTgtagttttattttatatcagAAATTGATGCCTATTGACCTACCCTTGATAACTCAAGTACtagagatttaatttttattcctgatGTTGCACACTAATATGCCAAGAAGTTATTTGGTAATACTGTGTTTACATGACAATTCTAAACCTATATTGAAAGTCACTGATTATtcctcttttattcctttttatgtACAGTATTTGACAGGAGTAGTTATGGGATTTAAATCACTCTTGGATGGTTAAAAGCAAAATTCCACactgcatccaaaaaaaaaaaaagaaggcaaaaaccaaaccagtttAATTAAAATGCCACAAGTTCTAAAAAAGTTCTGCAAATTCTATacgaagaaaggaaaataaaaacgtACAAAAATGGTTTCCAGGTCCAGGGTAATGATGTCCTTTGTAAGCTGCCATCAAGCCAGGGTTTATGCCAATCTACAAAGATACCAGTCCATTTTAACGATGAGAACATGGCTTGCTAGTCAGGAATTTAATCAAATTACAGTAAGGACGCTTATTCTATTCTCTTTAAGTTACTGCCAATAAACAAAACTGTGTTAATAAAATTGACAATTTTATAGCAGTGTCTCATTTAGACATGCAATGTCAAAAAAGCAACTCACTGTGTGTTTTACAGCCACTGGTGTAGCGCTTCTAGTAAATAAAGTGTCAAGTAACGGTCTCTCATGACTATGTATTATACCTAAGCCTTAGACTTCTCAGAAGTTACAACTATGTTACTatgatttttaacagaaaatgcaaagcagctcTACACACAGGAAACAGCGTATATACTTTATCTTGCAAGATCTTGCCATATAAGCAATATTGATAAGTAAGCAGAGGAATGTAAAACATAACCAGTGAGGACAGACTATTCACTTTTCTACCTAATCTTGTAACTGTGAGTTACTTACTATTACAATGTCCAGATCAAAGGTCAAAATATCAGGTAAAGTCTTGGTCAGAAGTTCAGCTTCAGATACACCATTAAAACGGTCCActtttcttttgactttaaaaGTATCTGTGATCTTTTCTTGTTTGCCTTTTGACttggctgatttttcttttttagcagcgGGCTTTTTGGGTTGCTTTGGCTCAgttgctttggcttttcttttccttcctccttttttaacttctgaaacacACAGCAAATACCCTTTTTGTACATTTCTAATGTTGCAGTGTGGACATTCAAAAAGGCTGAGCTAAATGTATGGatacaaaaagaaatcagacagATAAATTTACCTTCAAAAGTCATTAATTTAAACAATTATCAGATGAATCTCGGTTTTGCAGGCTCAACATAGAGCTGGCTTGGGTGTCTCTGtaccacagacacacacactacTCACAGGCAGCCGTGCTGACTCAGGATACAAGTGTATAACTTGTATAACTTCATGACTAGGTTATGTTGTTTACATGCTGTATGCAACAATCCTTTGgaaacagtttaatttcttttggaGGTTATGCCAGAACATCAAAGCTTAGGTTCCAAGGAATGCGATAGTAAGTTCTAGTCTGCTATTCACACTTCAGCTTCTAAATATGAAAGTTGATTGTTACAGATTACCTACCATATTGAAGAAACTGAATAGTATGTCAAAAGCAACTGTCTCAAAGATTACCTACAGTGTAAGGTATAAGCTTGTCAGGAACACAAAACACATAGGCTGAAAGCTGCATAAGCTATTTATAATTTATTGTTTATAGAATAGATACTGTCCAGTGCATCATACAGCAAGGTAATGTATGACAGCTTCAGGATCTCAATTTGAATGAGTGACAccaaacattaatttttatttacaaaatgcaaacataaagTAGTTACTGTTCACTCATTTGAAACTTCCTCATCTGCTGGCCCCTAAAGCTTAGAGATTCAGTCAGCACAGGTACCGGTCTTGACATGATCACCCAGAGATTGCTCTCTATCCTTGCTCATTAATAATGTTGAGTTGCAGAACGCAACTTCAAAagtttgaaaacatatttagCAGCAATCAGCAAAGAGCGGAGGTAATCTATTACTTTAAAATTGAGActtcatcttattttcaaaattcctAGATGAAACTCTCCCTCAGATAAGAAATAAATATGGTGGATACCAGGGCACTGCCCTAAGTCTGCAAACTTTTTTTGGGCTGTTTTTGTTTGCACTCAGCTTTCTTACAAGAAGGACAAAAGTCATGTGAAATTCCTACCGCATCATTGGAGCAACTGCTTAGGAAAGCTGTAAGTAACTGTACTTAAGCTATGGTCTAGTTACAATGAAGAAAAGACTAGAAAGGTACAGACTTGGTGAGGCACataagcagcttttctttcctacCCCTTGAAGAACTAAGTTTTTCATGTGACGGCAAAATGCCACAGATAGTCTGACTGCTCTGAGTTGGATGTATTTCAAATGAAGCAGGATAATATTCTCCTAACTCTCATGCTGATCAGATACCTACCAACCAGACACTGTCATGAAAGATGAACAATGCCAGGGCAGCCCTTCAGATGGTAATCCTAAAAATTTTAGTTTTTTCATCATAGCAGGTAGCTGGACTCCAAATCTTTGCCTTTCACATATGCTCCTGTAAATTTCACACACATTTGGTAAGTCTTCAAGCCCTGTCTTTGAAGGTCTTACTCAACTTTCAATTTGTGCAGAAATATTAGGGAACAGCTTCATAACAGAATATTACAGTTGtctaaaaatacttgaaagtGAGTCAAACAGTGTGGTCACGGTGACATCATGTTATCCAATAATAAAGCTACAAAAGAAGCCTAACTATATAGCACTTAAGATGCATCCTAACTGTAGTGAATAATACAGCCAATGAATAGAGCAGTTACAACTGTTTTAAACTGGAGGTTTTCTTCCTATGATTTCATCTGGCCAAGCATTAcaactaaaaaagaaacattgaaGCTTATAAAAGGATGCACTTAAACCAGCAATGTCATTGCATGAACTAGCTGATAGATTACCTTGGTACAGAGAGCTCTGACCtatatctatatatttaaaagcaagatGAAACTCAGTGTGTGAATATTTGCTATAGAATCAGAATTTAAGCACGGTAGAGATCACTGCCTTTTTTATGTGGTAAAGAGCAAGCACAAGAGTAACAGAACAAGGGGTCTTTTCTTGGCATGGTTAGTGTAAAGACTAAATGTACAAAATCCtagtgggggaaaagaaaggcaatGTGCAAGTGCATAAAGTACAAAACTTGTGTCACATATGGGACACTTTCCAGCattgtttgtatttgtttaaataagcCTCACTAAATACAAACAATCCTTAGTGTATATAAGCAATTAACTATTTGCAATTACTACAAcaccatttaaacaaaaatatttcaaataaacaatATTATACCGTACTTCtcttgcagaaattaaaaataaatatttttaacttggactaaaaaaagaaaacttctctaACATAATATTAAACCCCATGAAATCAGCTAAAAATGATACGTttatctactgaaaaaaaaaaaatctgcttttcctgCAACAAGATAATTTTGTGAGACTGAACACTGTGAATACTATCACCTAGGTTTACTTCTTATCTTTTTAATTGTCTGGTAACAAACATTACTTAAAGAATACAACTAATCAATACTTCCTCAAAGAGCATCAAGAAACCCAATAGGTCCAAAGAAGCAGTTTAAGATCAATAATTTTCCCCCCACAATCGATTACTAACGTTTTAGCTCACTTAGCACATCCCAGTCAAACTACCTTTTGGAGGCTCCTGAGCAATGTTTGGCTCTGGAATGCCCTCTAGAGTCGGCTGCTCAGTCATGATTTCCATGTTCGGCGCTGCAGTCATCATTTGATGGAACGGAAATGTGTAAAAAGCTTGAGCTTGCTGAAGATATGCGTAGTATcttagaaagggagaaaagaagagacaTAATTTATCAACAATTTAGAAATTTAGTGATGTACCAAATAGACTGTTAACATCAATCTGTATCAAGGCTGGCATGTACTGCACTTACATTCTCCAATGACTATCAACAAGGTAGTAAATTATCCAAATCCACTAATCAGTCTGAGTGCTTAGCTAGTATCAGGGGATGTTAAACCCAACATTAACAGGACAGTTCTCTCATGATTACTATAATGTGGAAGAATCACAACATTTGTAAGTGAAGCAtagagcttttcctttttttttcctgaaagaacacTCTGTAGCACACATTACCAAGGCAAACTGTCTATCAAACACACCGACAATTTACAACACAAGCCAGTTAAAACTCTTTGGACTTCAAGTTTCCCAAGTTTTAGATTTACTTAATGTTACATCAGTTACTTTGTCTGATATGATACAGAACGGATGAATCATTCTGGGCTACAATGCATTATGAATACACACGGCATTAGTTACTATGCAGATTATTAAACAGCTTTAACAAATCATGTGGCAGATGATGTCCAGTTATCCCACACTGGATCCCAACACAAATATTGCACTTATTCTACACAGAAGcgttcacacacacagagattcAGTTTCCTTCCATGcacaaagacatttttccaaTCTACAGCTCTTTTGCTCCACATGAGTATTAGTCACATACAGCCCTCAGACCCCAACACAAACTTCTGCTTCATACTGTCATTCCCTTCTACCTATGCAGCTGTCTTCTTGTCCATAGATTCCACTGCCATACAAATACATAGAAAAGATTTCATGAACCGTAAgtttttaggaaataatttcatcACCTCAGAGTTATTCATAGAAACaccaaataatttttagaaatatagaaatatcTCAAAAGAAGGGACCATTCTCTCTTAGGCAATGGgtatttaagaatatttaagtATCCCACTGTAAATCTGATTTACGCCAGAACAGCCTACAGTCTTGTGATCAGGCCACCGATTTTGAACCAAATACCTGCCCTGAATCAAGGGGAATAAATCTGAACGTAGGTCTGTCAGATTCCTGGGGAAGTTGCCTAACAAAGTTACAGGAGATTTTTAGAGCACAGTAAATacctcacccccccgcccccgctgggattttatataaaatacttgTGCAGGCTACTGAACAGAACAAAACTGATCCTCAGATTTGTATTAGGAAACACAGCTGAGACATGTAGAATCCAGTTCATAATGTAATAAACGCTTAATTATACAGAGCAGAACAGAGTGAGTAAGAAAGATGTGAAATCATCTAACTCAAGAACAGTCTCTAACAAGAAGTCTCCTTATAACACGTCTTCTTATTTTACGTGTACATGAAGTCTCCTTCTTATAACGGGAATAAAATTCCctttaaacagaggaaaatttgCACCATATCATGGGCAAGTCCTCTAACCACATGGTAATGAGATGAAAGAGAGCCTTTACCCCTACCTCTAACCCACATATGCACGTTTTTTAGATCATATTTCTTGCACGGGTGCAGAAACACACTATCTTGTTATTGATGTGTATACTATggaacatttaaataaatattttcagttccatGAGGAAAAGGCAGTGGTTTAACCCCTGCTTCAGTTCATgctaaaaatgaaggaaaagaaaagagagaaaagaagaagataCGTCCgctggaacaaaaccaaatattAAATCATTTACAAATCCACCTCTACACAAACAGGCCTCCACTGCATGCACGCGTTTCCAACACACAGCAAGCCCCGTCCCCACTGCAGCCCCGC
The genomic region above belongs to Mycteria americana isolate JAX WOST 10 ecotype Jacksonville Zoo and Gardens chromosome 1, USCA_MyAme_1.0, whole genome shotgun sequence and contains:
- the TDG gene encoding G/T mismatch-specific thymine DNA glycosylase isoform X2 — its product is MEAEELGRYYAYLQQAQAFYTFPFHQMMTAAPNMEIMTEQPTLEGIPEPNIAQEPPKEVKKGGRKRKAKATEPKQPKKPAAKKEKSAKSKGKQEKITDTFKVKRKVDRFNGVSEAELLTKTLPDILTFDLDIVIIGINPGLMAAYKGHHYPGPGNHFWKCLFMSGLSNEQLTHMDDHTLPHKYGIGFTNMVERTTPGSKDLSSKEFREGGRILMQKLQKYKPRIAAFNGKCIYEIFSKEVFGIKVKNLEFGLQPHKVPDTETLCYVMPSSSARCAQFPRAQDKVHYYIKLKDLRDQLKGIAPNTEVQEVQYTFDLQLAQEDAKKMAVKEEKYDPGYEAAYGGAYCDRAPYESEQCHFSSNGTASNPQYCEGLSFGEVPNGQWMTQSFADQIPEFNAGMTREEEGSSA
- the TDG gene encoding G/T mismatch-specific thymine DNA glycosylase isoform X3, which produces MMTAAPNMEIMTEQPTLEGIPEPNIAQEPPKEVKKGGRKRKAKATEPKQPKKPAAKKEKSAKSKGKQEKITDTFKVKRKVDRFNGVSEAELLTKTLPDILTFDLDIVIIGINPGLMAAYKGHHYPGPGNHFWKCLFMSGLSNEQLTHMDDHTLPHKYGIGFTNMVERTTPGSKDLSSKEFREGGRILMQKLQKYKPRIAAFNGKCIYEIFSKEVFGIKVKNLEFGLQPHKVPDTETLCYVMPSSSARCAQFPRAQDKVHYYIKLKDLRDQLKGIAPNTEVQEVQYTFDLQLAQEDAKKMAVKEEKYDPGYEAAYGGAYCDRAPYESEQCHFSSNGTAASNPQYCEGLSFGEVPNGQWMTQSFADQIPEFNAGMTREEEGSSA
- the TDG gene encoding G/T mismatch-specific thymine DNA glycosylase isoform X1, encoding MEAEELGRYYAYLQQAQAFYTFPFHQMMTAAPNMEIMTEQPTLEGIPEPNIAQEPPKEVKKGGRKRKAKATEPKQPKKPAAKKEKSAKSKGKQEKITDTFKVKRKVDRFNGVSEAELLTKTLPDILTFDLDIVIIGINPGLMAAYKGHHYPGPGNHFWKCLFMSGLSNEQLTHMDDHTLPHKYGIGFTNMVERTTPGSKDLSSKEFREGGRILMQKLQKYKPRIAAFNGKCIYEIFSKEVFGIKVKNLEFGLQPHKVPDTETLCYVMPSSSARCAQFPRAQDKVHYYIKLKDLRDQLKGIAPNTEVQEVQYTFDLQLAQEDAKKMAVKEEKYDPGYEAAYGGAYCDRAPYESEQCHFSSNGTAASNPQYCEGLSFGEVPNGQWMTQSFADQIPEFNAGMTREEEGSSA